In Longimicrobium sp., a single window of DNA contains:
- a CDS encoding M20/M25/M40 family metallo-hydrolase has protein sequence MQNGIDPAVTSPTEYRQLARDIFSELIAIDTTEASGDVTAAGQVVARRLLAAGLPEDDVTQVGPHPRKMNLVARLRGSGARGPLLLLAHLDVVDADPAEWDTDPFELVEQDGFFYGRGTSDQKAMASIWAANLVRLLNERVVSDRDIILALTADEEGGPQNGAKWLTENRRDLVDAEMGINEGGIGRIKNGRRVSHNLQASEKVYVDFELCARGASGHSSLPTPDNSIYHLAAALGRIAGFTFPVQLGEVARAFFERMSRIETGQVADDMRALLDTGDEAAAARLSEVPQYNGMMRTTCAATRLDAGQSNNTIPQSARAILNCRLLPGTDPDEVARQLAEVIADERLVLTQVKAGKASPPSPLTPEVLGAVERITEEMWPGVPVVPVMGIGATDSLYFRAAGIPMYGVSGIFFDVDDVRVHAPNERLSVSSYFEGQEFLYRLVRALSGQDGTRS, from the coding sequence ATGCAGAACGGCATCGACCCGGCTGTCACCTCCCCCACGGAGTACAGGCAGCTGGCGCGCGACATCTTTTCCGAGCTGATCGCCATCGACACCACCGAAGCTTCTGGTGACGTCACCGCGGCGGGGCAGGTGGTCGCCCGGCGCCTGCTGGCGGCGGGGCTTCCCGAGGACGACGTGACGCAGGTGGGCCCGCATCCCCGCAAGATGAACCTGGTGGCGCGCCTTCGCGGCAGCGGCGCGCGCGGGCCGCTGCTCCTGCTGGCCCATCTGGACGTGGTGGATGCCGACCCGGCGGAGTGGGACACCGACCCCTTCGAGCTGGTGGAGCAGGACGGGTTCTTCTACGGCCGGGGCACGAGCGACCAGAAGGCGATGGCCAGCATCTGGGCCGCGAACCTCGTCCGCCTGCTGAACGAGCGGGTGGTGTCGGACCGCGACATCATCCTGGCGCTGACCGCGGACGAGGAGGGTGGTCCGCAGAACGGGGCCAAGTGGCTGACGGAGAACCGCCGCGACCTGGTGGATGCGGAGATGGGGATCAACGAGGGGGGAATCGGGCGCATCAAGAACGGGCGCCGTGTTTCCCACAACCTGCAGGCCAGCGAAAAGGTGTACGTCGACTTCGAGCTGTGCGCCCGCGGCGCCTCCGGCCACAGCTCGCTGCCCACGCCGGACAACTCCATCTACCACCTGGCCGCCGCGCTGGGGCGCATCGCCGGGTTCACGTTTCCCGTGCAGCTGGGCGAGGTGGCGCGCGCCTTCTTCGAACGCATGTCGCGGATCGAGACGGGGCAGGTGGCAGACGACATGCGCGCGCTGCTGGACACGGGGGATGAGGCCGCGGCGGCGCGGCTCAGCGAGGTGCCGCAGTACAACGGGATGATGCGCACCACCTGCGCGGCCACGCGGCTGGATGCGGGGCAGAGCAACAACACCATCCCGCAGTCCGCGCGCGCCATCCTCAACTGCCGGCTGCTTCCGGGGACCGATCCAGACGAGGTGGCGCGGCAGCTGGCGGAGGTGATCGCGGACGAGCGCCTGGTGCTCACCCAGGTGAAGGCGGGCAAGGCCAGCCCGCCGTCGCCGCTGACGCCCGAGGTGCTGGGCGCGGTGGAGCGGATCACGGAAGAGATGTGGCCCGGGGTCCCGGTGGTGCCGGTGATGGGCATCGGCGCCACGGACAGCCTCTACTTCCGCGCCGCCGGCATTCCGATGTATGGCGTGTCGGGGATCTTCTTCGACGTGGACGACGTGCGCGTCCACGCGCCGAACGAGCGGCTTTCGGTCAGCTCCTACTTCGAGGGGCAGGAGTTCCTGTATCGGCTCGTCCGCGCGCTGTCCGGCCAGGACGGCACTCGGTCCTGA